In the genome of Candidatus Aegiribacteria sp., the window GAGTCCGATATTCAGTACTACGGCGAGCACCTGGGCAGGAATGTAGTGTATACGGTTAATCCTGGTTCTTACAATGAATACCACGTCGGTCCTGTACATCTCCCGAATCTGCAACGTGAATTTGCCATGCATCTTGATACTTTGGCATTACATGAAATGGGAACCGACGAATCGGGGCTGCTTGTACGGCTCGACACATTGATAATGGTTGATTCCGTTCTTATTAAAAATGCGCTTTCAAATCCGGTCACAGTCAGTGATATGGCAATAAGAGATCTTTCTAATGCAAGATTCAACCGATGGGCACAGAGCATCAGCAGCCGAATCTACACTGATTACTCGGTCACTGTTGATACAGTTAAAGTTATTGATTTCACTCAGCATCTTATCGGCAATAATCCTGATATGTCTGATGATATCGTTATCGTTGAATCAGATTTCGGAGCCTGGACAGTAAAGAATCTTGAAGACGAGATTCTTTTTCTTGACACTCGCATTGATGTTCAGCCAGGATCTTCAGTCTGGATTGAAGATATGATTCAGGTCCTGCTGATGCAGTGCTATTTCTATGAATTCATGCAGGAGGAAGCTCCCGAAATAGTTGACTCCCTGCGCTTGGAATCTGAAACCTACCTGCTCAATTTCGCCTCCGAAAAGTACTATAATGACATGATAAGCTCAAATGTAACCGTAACTGAATCAGACATCATATACGAGTACGAGACTCTTGAAGAACCTGTCATGATCGAGGAGAAGCGTGTACTGCAGGCAGCCTATATTCCGGTTGAAAGAACAGATGATTTCCGGCAGGCGGTATATAGTGAAGAATTGGATGAATTCATCTCAGAGCTTGACGGCTTCGCATATCTGGTGCCTGATTCGACTAAACCCCAGATAACCAGACCTCTCAGACTTGGTGAAGTTCCAGGAGGTCACGGAGAAGAAGTCTTTTCACTAGATCCGTCCGATACTACAAGCTGGCTGGGTCCGGTCAGTGTATTCGCTGATGATGGGTCTGCTCTGCTCAGGCTTATAGAAGTAGTACCTCCAAGGGTTGCAACAATTGATGAAATCAAGCGAAGTCTGAAAAACATGGCTATGACCAGACTTCAGGAGCAGGCCACTGTTGATCTAATTCATGAACTTGAAGGAAAGTACATTCTTGTCATCAATGAAGACATCCTTGACAAACTACCCTCAGATCCTGGAATGTGGACAACTTTCTAGATCGGTCAGGGGACACGTTTTATCGTGTCCCCTGACCGGTTACTTTAAAATCACAACAGAAGCTGTTGCCGATTCTCCTTCAACTCCTACACGAACAATGTAGAAACCTGTTCCCAGGGATGATACATCCAAAGCACAGGAGGTGTCTTCGATAAGTCCGGCAGCAACAAGTCTTCCGGAAGTATCGTAGAGTTCAACTGAACCATGTTCAGCCGGATATGAGATTACTACTTGCGAATAACAGGGGTTTCCATCAATGGTCAGTCCGGAAAGAGCATCAAGAACGATATCTTCCTCTTCAATACCCACCATATGCATAGACGGCATGAGCGTGGGATCTCCAAGAAGGACCATTCCCAGATGCCATGACCTTTCAGATGGTGACAATCCGCCCTGAGTGATGTAATCCCACCAGTCAGCGTATGCTTCACCGATAGACGCGTCGTTCCCCATAGGGGAATAGAATGGTGAGAAATGGAGCATAGCACCGCTCTTGGTGCTTCCAACAGAAGCCAGACCGGACGCAGTACAGAATGTATACACGGAGCCCATGCAATGAACAGTCGTGAACCTGGCATTAGAACAGGCAAACAGATTGTAGAAGTGGGCAAACGGGTTCGCTGGAACCAGTTCATTCCAGGTAGTGGTAGGACCTGGCTGCCAGTAGTGCGTGTCAGGTCCGGAATGAACGAATGGACTTATCCACACGTAAGTATAGGGAAGCCTGTTTTCGAGATAGTCAGTGCCATTAGTTGCGTTTGCCTCACTGACAAGAACGGTATTTGAATAGAGCTTACCCATGTCGGCAGCCCATTCATCCGCCCATGGGATCCAGTCATCGTCCACATAACACAAGGCAACTGGCAATACCGGATCGTTATTTGTTCTCCATTCATGGATTCGCTGGAGATAGGCATTTAGCAGGTCGACAGGATCACCGAGAGCAGAAAGGTTATCGACTTTAATTCTACCAACATAAATTTCAGGATCAAGACTTCCACCGATAGTGTCATACTTGCCATCGTTACCGGGAACACCTTCAGACGGATACCCTATCCAGAGATCCTCCCATGTACCATCCAGATCCATAAAGAAGTAATCAGCTGGAAAGGATTCTCCATACCTCAAAAAATCATTATCCATCATGCACCATGCCACAGGTAGATTGCCGATGAGTATCGCACCCTTAAGATCGCTATTATTGTAGTTAAATTCGAGGTAATCCTTGATATCCTCAGGTGAGGTATAGGGAATTTCAATCACCTCCGCAGTCAGTCCCTGGGAGGTGATGTCAGCAATCCACTGATCCAGCAGCCCGGTATCAAGACTGTCTGTCAATCCCTCTTCGAAGATCATTACCAGATCAGCTCCATCAGTTCCCCTGATTATTCTTATACTGAATGGTTCATAATCAGGCTGACTGTAAAGCCATTCTTCATACGTATCCGGAACGTAATTCGGGTCAGGATTAACTGTAAGCGGAATCTCATCGTAAATATCACCGAATAATGCCATTGCTATCATAATCAGAATCATAATACAACCTCCGGGGGTCAAACCTTGTATTTATACTTATTGCACTATTACTACACTAATATTTACTATAATCACGCTCTTTCTTTACAATACGTGACACAGTTGCAAAGTTCAGTTCTAAGAAATCAGCTATCTCCTTCTGGCTGTATCCGTAGTCAATATAGGCCTTATATATAGCTTTGTCTCTTGCTTCTTTTACAGACCTCACGCCAATGACAAACAATTTCTCAATTGAAGGTCTATTCGAATATCGCTGACGCTTCGTAAATTCAGATTCATTTTTGGAATCACTCATTATATCTTCTAGAGACTCTACGAATTTGTCTTCACCGAGTATCAATCCTCCCCTAGTATCTTCAAGCGGAGAATCACCTGATATTCCATCAAGTACAAACTTCCTGAAATTTTCTCCGGCTGTCCCAGATGAACTTTCAAAATGCTTTTGCAGGGCCGCAGTCTTAATAAAGGGCATGCTTTCATCAATTCCAGCCATCTGCCTGTAGCTGCTCCAGAGATAATCTTCCGGCCTCTCAACAATTCCAGCTTTCACAGGATTAAGTACGATATATCTGCAAAGTTCCAGGAAGTAATTCTCACCATCAACAACTATCGCGTTGTACCTCCCCTGAAAAACATGTCCGACAAGATCATGATGCTTATTGAAGTACTGTGCGTATATACCGTTGAGGTTTTGCATTCCCTTAGACAGATTCATTTCGGGAGTCTCGATAAAAAGGTGGTAGTGAGTATCCATTAGACAGAGGGCATAACATTTCCACTTTAGCCGATTCAGTATTTTCTGTAATATTTCAGAAAACTTATATCTGTCATTATCATCAAGATAAATAGGCTGGCAACGGTTACCACGAACATATACGTGGTAGAGTGCTCCCGGAAACATAATACGTAATGGTCTTGTCATGGAGATATTATAATGACAAAATGTCAAAATACAAGGTTTGACCCTTTAGCGGAGGAATTGGCTGAGGTCGAGGTTTCGGATGGCGAAGTTCAATGCCGGATACAGGATTCTTGAAAGGGCTCCGAACCAGAGGAGGCCGAATACGATAAACAGGCCAAACCGTTCCAGCTTTCTATAACTGTACAGAGCCTGTCCGTGAAGAAATCTCGCTACAATTCTGCTGCCATCAAGAGGTGGTATCGGCAGGAGGTTGAAAACCATAAGTACAATATTCATCAGAGCAGCCATAGCCAGACTGTGCACAAGTATAGTCGGCATTATACCGGATGCGAGATGAAGCAGGGCTGTTAACGCAAGGGCAATAGCAAAGTTGGTCGCAGGTCCTGCTATTGCAACCCACATCATTCCCTGTTTTGGATCTCGAAAATGCCTCGGATCAACTGGAACCGGTTTTGCCCATGCAAGCATTATCGGACTGTTGGTTATTAAAAACATTGCCGGAAGTAGAATGGTTCCAATAGGATCTATGTGAGGAACCGGGTTAAACGTAAGTCTGCCCATTCTATAGGCTGTGGGATCACCAAGCTTCAGGGCAACATATCCATGAGCTATTTCATGGCATACTACACTGAAGAAAACAAGGATAATTACGAATGGAGTTTCGATACCCATTATCTTCTCCTGCCGGCAAGGAGCAGCCAGATCATCTGTCCCAGAGAAGCAAGTGCAGCGGCAACGTAAGTCATGGCGGCAGCGCCGAGAACTTTTCGGACGCCCTGCAGTTCACCAGCAGTCATGCTGCCACTTTTCTCAAGGTAAACGACTGCTCTTCTACTTGCATCGAACTCAACTGGAAGAGTAACCAGCTGAAACAGCAGCGCTGCGCCGTAAAGAGCAGCACCAACGTAATATAACGCAGTTATATGAAAGAACAGACCACCGATTATCAACGGAAACAGCATCTGGGATCCCAGATTGGCAACCGGTACCAG includes:
- a CDS encoding T9SS type A sorting domain-containing protein yields the protein MILIMIAMALFGDIYDEIPLTVNPDPNYVPDTYEEWLYSQPDYEPFSIRIIRGTDGADLVMIFEEGLTDSLDTGLLDQWIADITSQGLTAEVIEIPYTSPEDIKDYLEFNYNNSDLKGAILIGNLPVAWCMMDNDFLRYGESFPADYFFMDLDGTWEDLWIGYPSEGVPGNDGKYDTIGGSLDPEIYVGRIKVDNLSALGDPVDLLNAYLQRIHEWRTNNDPVLPVALCYVDDDWIPWADEWAADMGKLYSNTVLVSEANATNGTDYLENRLPYTYVWISPFVHSGPDTHYWQPGPTTTWNELVPANPFAHFYNLFACSNARFTTVHCMGSVYTFCTASGLASVGSTKSGAMLHFSPFYSPMGNDASIGEAYADWWDYITQGGLSPSERSWHLGMVLLGDPTLMPSMHMVGIEEEDIVLDALSGLTIDGNPCYSQVVISYPAEHGSVELYDTSGRLVAAGLIEDTSCALDVSSLGTGFYIVRVGVEGESATASVVILK
- a CDS encoding transposase, encoding MFPGALYHVYVRGNRCQPIYLDDNDRYKFSEILQKILNRLKWKCYALCLMDTHYHLFIETPEMNLSKGMQNLNGIYAQYFNKHHDLVGHVFQGRYNAIVVDGENYFLELCRYIVLNPVKAGIVERPEDYLWSSYRQMAGIDESMPFIKTAALQKHFESSSGTAGENFRKFVLDGISGDSPLEDTRGGLILGEDKFVESLEDIMSDSKNESEFTKRQRYSNRPSIEKLFVIGVRSVKEARDKAIYKAYIDYGYSQKEIADFLELNFATVSRIVKKERDYSKY
- a CDS encoding site-2 protease family protein; this encodes MGIETPFVIILVFFSVVCHEIAHGYVALKLGDPTAYRMGRLTFNPVPHIDPIGTILLPAMFLITNSPIMLAWAKPVPVDPRHFRDPKQGMMWVAIAGPATNFAIALALTALLHLASGIMPTILVHSLAMAALMNIVLMVFNLLPIPPLDGSRIVARFLHGQALYSYRKLERFGLFIVFGLLWFGALSRILYPALNFAIRNLDLSQFLR